The Virgibacillus sp. SK37 region AACAATATTAAAGGAAGAAGTGCGAGGAAAGGATCCCGAAGTAGTTGGAGAAATTGCAGCAAACCTTTTAATTAAGCAGGGTGCCAAAGAGATAGTGGAAAAAGTTAAAGAGGAATTGGATCAATAATGAATGTGTCCTTACAAGGAAAAAAAATACTTGTAACTAGAGAAGAAAACCAAGCAAAAGAATTTGCTGACTTAATTTTGGAGCATCAAGGAACTCCCATTGAAGTTCCTCTCTTAACTGTTTCTTGCAAGGATCAAAAAGATAATCAAGAAGTTTTACAATCCATTTCAAATTATGATTGGATTTTCTTTACGAGTGCTAACGGGGTAAAATGTTTTTTTGAATTGGCGCAGAGGTATCTGGACCCGGAAAATGGATTTCCTGCTAATATTGCCGTAGTTGGTCATAAGACAGGGAACGTATTAAAAATGTATGGGTATAGTGCTACGTTCACGCCCTCCGTTTATAACGCAGAAATAATGGGAAGTGAATTTTTAACAGAATATCCCGAACCTGGGTCTATTCTCCTTGTAAGAGGAAATCTTTCCAGAGATATACTTCCAAACTTTTTTTTCAATAATGGTTTAAATTTTGAGTCCATAGAAGTATATGAAACATCTTATAATTTTCTGGTCAAAGAGCAATTGAACAACCATCTGGAAAAAAGCCATATTGATTTTATTACATTTACAAGCCCCTCAACGGTGCAGTCATTTTATAAGATGGCTGCTAAAACAGAAGGCTTTAAATATGCGTGTATTGGCACAACAACTGAAAAAAAAGCCAGGGAATTAGGGTTATCTCCTATCATATCTCCAGGTGAATTTACTATTGAAGAAATGATAAAAAGTATAAGCAAATATATTTCTATGAAAGGATAGATAGTCATGAGTAACATGCCGGAATTTAAGCGACATCGCAGATTAAGATCTTCAGCTGCTATGCGTTCCATGGTAAGGGAAACACATGTAAGAACAGAAGATTTAATTTATCCTTTATTTATTTTGGAAGGAGAAAATACGAAAAATGAAGTACCTTCCATGCCAGGTGTTTACCAAATTACAATGGACATTCTAAAAGAAGAGGTAAAAGAAATTCATTCCCTTGGAATAAAATCAATGATTCTTTTTGGTGTACCTGATGAAAAAGATGAACAAGGAACAGGTGCTTATATAAAAGATGGGATTATCCAGGAAGCGACTCGTGTTATTAAAAAAGAAGTTCCTGAAATGTTAGTAATCGCAGATACTTGTCTTTGTGAGTATACTTCCCATGGTCATTGTGGAGTAATTCATAATCATGACGTAGATAATGATGAATCACTTGCACTATTGGCTCAAACTGCTGTCTCCCAGGCTGAGGCGGGGGCAGATATTATTGCCCCATCCAATATGATGGATGGGTTTGTAGCAGTAATTCGCCAAGCGTTGGATGAAGCAGGGTTTACACATATACCGATCATGTCCTATGCAGTAAAATATGCATCTTCTTTTTATGGGCCGTTTCGTGATGCCGCAGATAGCACTCCGCAATTTGGAGATCGAAAGAGCTATCAAATGGATCCGGCAAACAGATTAGAAGCTATGCGAGAGGCAGAATCAGATATGCAAGAAGGTGCTGATTTCTTGATTGTAAAGCCAGCTTTATCCTATCTTGATATTGTTCGTGATGTAAAAAATAAATTTAATGCACCTGTCGTAGCCTATAATGTCAGTGGTGAATATTCAATGGTTAAAGCAGCAGCATTAAATGGATGGATAAACGAAAAAGAATTAGTACTTGAAAAGCTTACTTCCATGAAACGAGCTGGAGCAGACTTAATCATTACCTATTTTGCCAAAGATGTTGCTAAGTGGTTGAGTGAGTAAGATTCACATTATACTTAAACTGGAGTGAGAACCTATGAAGAACTTTGAAAATTCACTAGACGCATACAAAGAAGCCGTTGATTTAATGCCTGGTGGTGTAAATTCTCCTGTGCGTGCATTTAAATCTGTTGGCATGTCACCAATTTTTATGGAGTCCGGAAAGGGATCCAAAATTGTAGATATTGATGGAAATGAATATATAGATTATGTGTTAAGCTGGGGACCACTTATCCTGGGTCATGCCGATGATCGGGTAGTAGAAAAATTAAAAAATGTAGCAGAAAAGGGCACTAGTTTCGGTGCACCAACTAAGTTGGAAAATGAATTGGCAAAACTCGTTATCGATCGAGTGCCATCTATTGAGATGGTTCGAATGGTTAATTCAGGTACAGAAGCAACGATGAGTGCATTACGATTAGCTAGAGGTCATACTGGAAGAGATAAAATTTTAAAATTCGAAGGAAATTATCACGGACATGGTGATTCCCTATTAATTAAGGCAGGGTCTGGAGTCGCAACACTTGGATTACCTGACAGCCCAGGTGTCCCGGAATCAATTGCTAAAAATACGATTACTGTGCCATATAATGATATGGAAAGTGTTCGTTATGCATTTGAGCACTATGGTGAGGATTTAGCTGCCGTTATTGTAGAGCCTGTATCTGGTAATATGGGAGTAGTTCCACAAAAAGACGGTTTCTTACAAGAGTTGAGAGAAATTACTGAAGCTAACGGAACAGTCCTAATCTTTGATGAAGTAATGACTGGTTTCCGTGTCGGATATAATTGTGCACAGGGACACTTCGGAGTAACGCCTGATCTGACTTGTCTTGGGAAAGTGATTGGTGGAGGTCTACCTGTAGGGGCATATGGCGGCAAACGTGAGATTATGGAAAAAGTGGCACCTACGGGGTCCATTTATCAAGCGGGCACCTTGTCAGGAAATCCATTGGCTATGACAGCGGGTTATGAAACGCTGCGTGCTTTAAATGAAGAATCTTACAAAGAAATAAATAAAAAAGTAGATAAGTTAATTGATGGGTTTAAACAAGCGTCAGAAGAGTATAATATCCCTTTACAGATTAACCGTGCTGGTTCTATGGTCGGTGTATTCTTCACTAACGAAGAAGTAATCAATTATGAAACAGCGCAGACCTCCAATCTTGATTATTTTGCGCAATATTATAGAAATATGATTGAAGAAGGTGTTTTCCTTCCGCCTTCTCAGTTTGAAGGTTTATTTCTTTCCACTGCCCATACAGACGAGGATATTGAGAAAACGGTTAAAGCGATTAGAAGTGCCTTTTCTAAAATTGAAAAATAAAATGAAGTCAACCATCAATCATACACTAAAAGCTATTCCTTAATTAAGGGATAGCTTTTTCTAATGATTAAATGATTTAAAGCATATCTTGTTTAAGGAGAACATATAGATAATTAAGACATATAAGTTTAAGGAAATATATGTTGAAGGGAGGAAGTCGGTTGGCAAACGAAAGTTCAGTTTTCAGTTTTGAGTTGAACGAGTCCCTTTATTTTGAAAAGGGACAGGAAGTTTCGGAGATGAGAGGGATTTCACTTGATCCAGAAATCTCTATACAACCATTTAATGAATACATCTCCATTCGCGGTGTTATTGAATTGCAAGGGGAATACGTAAAAGAATCCCAAATAGAAGATAGGGAAAATCGATTAGACTATGATACATTTCAGTCAAAGCGTTTTGTAGAAAGGATCATGGATAACGATGATGGAACCTTGGAATTTACACATCGATTTCCAGTAGAGATTTCTGTACCCACATATCGTGTAGAAAACTTGGAAGAGGTAAGGGTATATATTGAGTCTTTTGATTATGAGTTACCAGAGAAAGACCACTTAAAATTCTATTCTACCGTACAAATCCATGGTGTTAATCAACTTGTAGAAAGTGTAGAAAACCGAAGTAACAGCGAGGAAGTAGAACAGGAAGAAGAGTCATCTGAGGGGGTAAGGCAGGAAACATTTGAATTTGAAATAAAGCCAGACAATGAGTCGACGAATGAATTGGATGCTGCAGATGAAGACCAAGAAATTCCAGATCTTCCGACATCACTAAGGGATGATGAGACTAGTGAGGAAGGAGAAGAAGAAAATAACATAGAAGAAGATGATAAAGGAAACCGATGGAAGTATAAGGAAACAAAAACACTAACACAGTTTTTTGAAGATTTATCTTCTAAAGAAGAACTAAGTGTCGAGGATCAAGAAGTCCCTACTTCGAATATGTCAGATGATTCTCCTTCAGTTTCCTATGATTCGCCGTCAACATCACATGAAATAATGGAGAGTAATACTAGTCGTGAAGTTGAGGATGTGAGTTATTTGTCTGATATGTTCCGGCACTCAGAGGAAGAACAATATTCTAAGATGCGACTCTGTTTTGTGCAGCCAAATGATACGATTGAAACAATTGCTGAACGTTATCAGATAACAACTCTGCAACTGATTAAACAGAATAGGTTAGATGAAGAATATGATGTCTCTGAAGGGCAATTACTATATATTCCTCATACGAAAAAATAAAAATGGACCCCTTGGTTTTAAAATCAAGGGGTCTGCTACATAGGTGGTGAGATTAATTGGAGCATATTTATAAAGTCTTACGTAACTATAAAGTATATCCACTGCATGTTAATAAAATAACTGGTCGCTTATATAAGATTTCTGATGGGAATAAGGAATATGCATTAAAGCAAGCAAATTTACCCAAGGAAACTTTTTCGATGTGGGAGGGGGTGTACCAGCAAGCGTATAGTAAACAGTTGACAGAAATATTACCTATTTACCTTTCCAACAGCGGGTCCTTATATACAATGGTTGATGGTCATACATATTATTTGCAGCCATGGTTGGAGCCCAGAGACGCTGTTGAAAGAAGTGAAGAGATTAATCCGTTATATCGGGCAATCGGCCGAATTCATGCAAAAACCAAAATCTTTAAGACTATTCCTATGCAAAAAGTAAAAGATAGTTTCATGGAATATAGAACATTTTGCTCTCAGTTGAAAAAGAAATTATATACAGCTGTAGATGCTTTCGAACAAAGTCGATATATGTCACCATTGGAGCTTCAGATCTGCACGCATTTTCGCGACATAGATCATGCATTTCAGAAAATAGATGAGCGGATTATGGAGCTGAATGAAATTGAAGAAAAAGATCAACAATGGGATAGATGTGTATGTCATGGGAATTTGGCATTAGCACATAGCATACACACTGATCAAACCTATCTGCTTAATTGGGAAAGAGCACATATGGATAATGCGATAATGGATTTGTTATCATTCTTTGAAAATGAGACTTGGAGATATAATACACCTGTTGATGAATTAATTGAGTCTTTTTCCACTTATTATCAAGAGAACGAGCTTTCAAAAACAGAACTACTTATTCTGTCTATATACTTGCTTAACCCATCTCCTTATTTGGAGTTGGTAGATAAATATATGACGGATCCATCAAATGATACGATGGTCAACCAAGTAAAGAATGTACAATTTACATATCGGAAGATTATATTTGCTTTAAAATGGACAGAGCATGTGGAAAGAGAATTCGAGTCTATCTCCTTGGATGACCTTGAAAGTTAAATCCACTCTAAATAAAAGGCAACAAATAATCCCACTAGCAGGCCAAGAAGTATGACATCAAAGGTTGTGGGCAGTAAGAGTGTACGGATTAATTGAAATAGTAATATTGGCAAAGTTACTCTTTCTATAATAATAATACATTTTCTTCCCCATGGCGGGAGTTTATATCGATAGTAGCGAGCCATTTCATCACCTCTTCATTCACTTTTCTTTACTTATATAATAAGATATGTATAAAGATAGCTGTTCTGTGCAACTATATTAACAGTTGACGATTGAACTTGTTACCTATAAAATATAAAAAGATGATGCTAGTTGAATAATGGATTTAAATGCAATGAATGGGAAGAGTACAATATAATTACCTATAAGAGAGGGAAGTATTAAGCTGAAAACTTCCTAGGACAAATTATATTGGAAGGTCGCCCTTGAGCTGCTTCTTTGAAAATATAATCAGAGCT contains the following coding sequences:
- the hemL gene encoding glutamate-1-semialdehyde 2,1-aminomutase, producing MKNFENSLDAYKEAVDLMPGGVNSPVRAFKSVGMSPIFMESGKGSKIVDIDGNEYIDYVLSWGPLILGHADDRVVEKLKNVAEKGTSFGAPTKLENELAKLVIDRVPSIEMVRMVNSGTEATMSALRLARGHTGRDKILKFEGNYHGHGDSLLIKAGSGVATLGLPDSPGVPESIAKNTITVPYNDMESVRYAFEHYGEDLAAVIVEPVSGNMGVVPQKDGFLQELREITEANGTVLIFDEVMTGFRVGYNCAQGHFGVTPDLTCLGKVIGGGLPVGAYGGKREIMEKVAPTGSIYQAGTLSGNPLAMTAGYETLRALNEESYKEINKKVDKLIDGFKQASEEYNIPLQINRAGSMVGVFFTNEEVINYETAQTSNLDYFAQYYRNMIEEGVFLPPSQFEGLFLSTAHTDEDIEKTVKAIRSAFSKIEK
- a CDS encoding uroporphyrinogen-III synthase, whose translation is MNVSLQGKKILVTREENQAKEFADLILEHQGTPIEVPLLTVSCKDQKDNQEVLQSISNYDWIFFTSANGVKCFFELAQRYLDPENGFPANIAVVGHKTGNVLKMYGYSATFTPSVYNAEIMGSEFLTEYPEPGSILLVRGNLSRDILPNFFFNNGLNFESIEVYETSYNFLVKEQLNNHLEKSHIDFITFTSPSTVQSFYKMAAKTEGFKYACIGTTTEKKARELGLSPIISPGEFTIEEMIKSISKYISMKG
- the hemB gene encoding porphobilinogen synthase → MSNMPEFKRHRRLRSSAAMRSMVRETHVRTEDLIYPLFILEGENTKNEVPSMPGVYQITMDILKEEVKEIHSLGIKSMILFGVPDEKDEQGTGAYIKDGIIQEATRVIKKEVPEMLVIADTCLCEYTSHGHCGVIHNHDVDNDESLALLAQTAVSQAEAGADIIAPSNMMDGFVAVIRQALDEAGFTHIPIMSYAVKYASSFYGPFRDAADSTPQFGDRKSYQMDPANRLEAMREAESDMQEGADFLIVKPALSYLDIVRDVKNKFNAPVVAYNVSGEYSMVKAAALNGWINEKELVLEKLTSMKRAGADLIITYFAKDVAKWLSE
- a CDS encoding phosphotransferase, which translates into the protein MEHIYKVLRNYKVYPLHVNKITGRLYKISDGNKEYALKQANLPKETFSMWEGVYQQAYSKQLTEILPIYLSNSGSLYTMVDGHTYYLQPWLEPRDAVERSEEINPLYRAIGRIHAKTKIFKTIPMQKVKDSFMEYRTFCSQLKKKLYTAVDAFEQSRYMSPLELQICTHFRDIDHAFQKIDERIMELNEIEEKDQQWDRCVCHGNLALAHSIHTDQTYLLNWERAHMDNAIMDLLSFFENETWRYNTPVDELIESFSTYYQENELSKTELLILSIYLLNPSPYLELVDKYMTDPSNDTMVNQVKNVQFTYRKIIFALKWTEHVEREFESISLDDLES
- the spoVID gene encoding stage VI sporulation protein D encodes the protein MANESSVFSFELNESLYFEKGQEVSEMRGISLDPEISIQPFNEYISIRGVIELQGEYVKESQIEDRENRLDYDTFQSKRFVERIMDNDDGTLEFTHRFPVEISVPTYRVENLEEVRVYIESFDYELPEKDHLKFYSTVQIHGVNQLVESVENRSNSEEVEQEEESSEGVRQETFEFEIKPDNESTNELDAADEDQEIPDLPTSLRDDETSEEGEEENNIEEDDKGNRWKYKETKTLTQFFEDLSSKEELSVEDQEVPTSNMSDDSPSVSYDSPSTSHEIMESNTSREVEDVSYLSDMFRHSEEEQYSKMRLCFVQPNDTIETIAERYQITTLQLIKQNRLDEEYDVSEGQLLYIPHTKK